One window from the genome of Cucumis melo cultivar AY chromosome 12, USDA_Cmelo_AY_1.0, whole genome shotgun sequence encodes:
- the LOC103488791 gene encoding transcription factor TCP5 — protein sequence MISKLKEDGAHDEAKQMEGKRKKARTCSRQGQFLRGNPRIFRVSPFFGGKDRHSKVCTIKGLRDRRIRLSIPTAIQLYDLQNKLGLSQPSKVIDWLIDVTRFEIDKLPPLHFPKDFDPNASILHHSDIGGDAALMKAKNEETDQTLLVQTNDINGDSSHFEPPSFPFPFMYQTNSSPFSF from the coding sequence atgaTCTCAAAGTTAAAGGAAGACGGTGCTCATGATGAAGCAAAGCAAATGGaggggaaaaggaagaaagCAAGAACATGTTCAAGACAAGGGCAATTCCTAAGAGGCAATCCAAGAATTTTTAGGGTTTCACCATTTTTTGGAGGTAAAGATAGGCACAGCAAAGTTTGTACAATAAAAGGGTTAAGAGATAGAAGGATTAGGCTTTCAATTCCAACAGCAATTCAACTCTATGATTTGCAAAACAAACTTGGTTTAAGCCAACCCAGCAAAGTCATCGATTGGCTTATTGATGTCACAAGGTTTGAAATTGATAAGCTCCCACCTCTCCATTTTCCAAAAGATTTTGACCCAAATGCTTCAATTCTTCATCATTCTGATATTGGAGGAGATGCTGCTTTGATGAAGGCCAAAAATGAAGAAACTGATCAGACACTTTTGGTTCAAACCAATGACATTAATGGAGACTCTTCCCATTTTGAACCTCCAAGCTTTCCATTCCCATTCATGTATCAGACTAATTCATCTCCATTTTCCTTCTGA
- the LOC103492624 gene encoding uncharacterized protein LOC103492624, which produces TSLSITMAKAASSLLQTLRRYIKKPWEITGPCADPEYRSAVPSALEYRVVCPATIKEKAIIPTSNPETVFDIKYYTRDQRRNRPPIRRTILKKPDVEKMMKETKFDPADFPKVYLTAAIEEDMNARGGGYQK; this is translated from the coding sequence ACTTCGCTGTCGATCACCATGGCCAAAGCTGCTTCTTCTTTATTGCAAACCCTAAGGCGCTACATTAAGAAACCTTGGGAGATCACTGGGCCGTGTGCAGATCCAGAGTACAGATCAGCGGTTCCGAGCGCCTTGGAGTACAGGGTCGTTTGCCCCGCCACCATTAAGGAGAAAGCTATTATCCCTACATCCAATCCCGAAACCGTATTTGACATTAAGTATTATACTCGCGACCAGCGTCGCAATCGCCCTCCAATTCGACGCACCATCCTCAAGAAACCCGACGTCGAGAAGATGATGAAGGAGACCAAATTCGACCCTGCTGATTTCCCTAAAGTTTATCTCACTGCCGCGATTGAGGAGGATATGAATGCCCGTGGAGGTGGTTATCAGAAGTAG
- the LOC103492437 gene encoding uncharacterized protein LOC103492437 codes for MEVTSFCSSSTRAASFIYSYPSTTTSRRKRPLHLHSMAAEKPPPSASKTVGSKKINTTVFPLGEKGPRSSISLSTSPPIKLLTRVEQLKLLSKAEKAGLLSAAEKAGLSLSSIEKLGLLSKAEELGVLSAATDPGTPGALLSLSLGLLLLGPSCVYLVPEDSVWEIVLQVAVALVSIVGGSAAFAASNLVSNLQRSN; via the exons ATGGAGGTCACTTCTTTCTGTAGCAGCAGCACCAGAGCAGCTTCCTTCATCTACTCATATCCTTCCACAACCACTTCAAGAAGAAAACGCCCTCTTCATCTTCATTCCATGGCTGCCGAGAAACCTCCCCCTTCCGCCTCTAAAACCGTCGGCTCCAAGAAG ATCAACACAACGGTGTTCCCTCTCGGCGAGAAAGGCCCGAGGAGTAGCATCTCGCTATCGACTTCACCGCCGATTAAGCTACTGACGAGGGTGGAGCAATTGAAGTTACTAAGCAAGGCGGAGAAGGCTGGGTTGCTATCTGCGGCGGAGAAGGCCGGGTTGTCTTTGTCTTCGATTGAGAAATTAGGGCTTCTCTCGAAGGCTGAGGAATTGGGGGTTTTATCGGCAGCGACAGATCCAGGAACTCCCGGTGCGTTGCTGAGTTTAAGCTTAGGGCTGTTGTTATTAGGGCCGTCGTGTGTGTATTTGGTGCCGGAAGATAGTGTTTGGGAAATCGTGTTGCAGGTGGCGGTGGCTCTGGTCTCCATCGTCGGCGGTTCCGCGGCTTTTGCCGCGTCGAATTTGGTCTCAAATTTGCAAAGATCGAATTGA